A part of Maridesulfovibrio hydrothermalis AM13 = DSM 14728 genomic DNA contains:
- the rpsU gene encoding 30S ribosomal protein S21, with amino-acid sequence MPGVYLEDSDNFEIALRRFKKQVEKAGVLSELKKRQHYEKPSVQRKKKKAAARKRLIKKMRKMSMG; translated from the coding sequence TTGCCCGGTGTTTACCTCGAAGATTCTGACAATTTTGAAATAGCTCTTCGCCGCTTTAAGAAGCAGGTTGAAAAAGCTGGAGTTCTTTCCGAACTCAAAAAACGTCAGCACTATGAAAAGCCAAGCGTGCAGCGTAAGAAAAAGAAAGCTGCTGCCCGCAAAAGGCTCATTAAAAAAATGCGCAAAATGTCAATGGGTTAG
- a CDS encoding GatB/YqeY domain-containing protein, with protein MSLIEQIDKDYITAYKAKDAVKKTVLRHLKTAIKNRMVDLKEETLSDDDVLDLVSKQIKQRKDSIEQYESAGRPELAETEAIEIKALAGYMPPELSTEELEAAVDKAIADIGASKMQDMGKVMQAIMAAHKGQVDGKALSSLVRSRLS; from the coding sequence ATGAGTCTCATTGAGCAGATAGATAAAGATTACATCACGGCCTACAAGGCCAAAGATGCTGTCAAAAAAACAGTCCTGAGGCATCTCAAGACTGCTATAAAAAATCGCATGGTCGACCTCAAAGAGGAAACTCTTTCTGATGACGACGTGCTCGATCTTGTTTCAAAGCAGATCAAGCAGCGCAAGGATTCCATCGAACAGTACGAAAGTGCTGGGCGTCCCGAGCTGGCCGAGACGGAGGCTATTGAAATTAAGGCCCTTGCCGGTTACATGCCGCCCGAGCTTTCCACTGAGGAACTCGAAGCTGCTGTTGATAAAGCAATTGCCGATATTGGAGCTTCTAAAATGCAGGATATGGGTAAAGTGATGCAGGCCATCATGGCAGCCCATAAAGGACAGGTTGACGGTAAGGCTCTCAGTAGCTTGGTCCGCTCTCGTCTATCCTGA
- the dnaG gene encoding DNA primase, translating into MDRAAIEAIKDRLDIVDIVRRYVELKPVSGRWMGSCPFHQEKTPSMSVNGDEGFFYCFGCQASGDIFDFYSRINGLEFKDALEQLAAEAGVELTPGKVDPQAAKRSSERKVFMDMHEQAANYFSRMLKLPEGRTARTYLKRRGLDASVIESFGLGCSNDDWQGLEKFLISKGFTAEQGVKSGLLSQNAKGRTYDRFRGRLIFPIKNLSGRVIAFGGRIITDGEPKYLNSSDTPIYKKGDHLYGLSQARNSIARTKSVLLTEGYMDVISLHQFGYTNSCGVLGTALTPDQVKRLSGFCSKVDLVFDGDSAGVKAALRSAEMILTQGVSCGVVVLPDGEDVDSLLQAKGAEGFKVFLDEARDGLDYCLATLNQSASPREIMDWAQGFLKKMSNASLRAFYIPKVATGLGVAEAELRSVFSGVLNSPPPQQQKVQREEPRAMAPVGAQVKDDKYFLRYAVKHLEYVTELSERGIAQVLTSHWGKTLWSKLAAHSGQDIISFLDDSEKKFYAGCRMEEALSGPELDEEWRHVCKVIARRRYDLGRKKLMDALRRAQAEGDAGRVSAYLKVLNDSVWRDDEQH; encoded by the coding sequence TTGGACAGAGCTGCAATAGAAGCTATCAAGGATCGCCTCGACATTGTCGATATCGTGCGTAGATATGTTGAGCTGAAGCCTGTTTCCGGTAGATGGATGGGATCTTGTCCTTTTCATCAGGAAAAAACTCCTTCCATGAGTGTCAATGGCGATGAAGGTTTTTTTTACTGCTTCGGCTGTCAGGCTTCCGGTGATATTTTTGATTTTTATTCCCGTATAAACGGGCTTGAATTTAAAGACGCGCTGGAGCAACTGGCGGCTGAGGCCGGAGTTGAACTTACTCCCGGCAAGGTTGATCCGCAGGCTGCCAAACGCAGCTCTGAGCGTAAAGTTTTTATGGATATGCATGAGCAGGCTGCGAATTATTTTTCGCGCATGCTTAAGCTTCCTGAAGGGCGAACAGCCCGGACATATTTAAAGCGCAGAGGACTTGATGCCTCTGTGATAGAATCTTTCGGACTTGGGTGCAGTAACGATGACTGGCAGGGACTGGAGAAATTCCTGATTTCCAAAGGTTTTACAGCCGAGCAGGGAGTCAAATCAGGACTTCTTTCACAAAATGCCAAGGGACGCACTTATGACCGTTTTCGCGGAAGGTTGATCTTCCCGATTAAAAATTTATCGGGGCGGGTCATTGCTTTTGGCGGAAGAATAATTACTGATGGAGAACCAAAGTATTTAAACAGCAGTGATACACCCATCTATAAGAAGGGGGATCACCTGTATGGGCTTTCACAGGCCAGAAACTCCATCGCCCGGACAAAGAGTGTTCTTCTTACTGAGGGGTACATGGATGTAATTTCATTGCATCAGTTCGGTTATACAAACTCCTGCGGGGTGCTTGGAACAGCATTGACTCCGGATCAGGTTAAACGCCTGTCAGGATTTTGTTCCAAAGTGGACCTCGTTTTTGACGGGGACAGTGCCGGGGTTAAAGCAGCTTTGCGAAGCGCAGAAATGATTCTTACGCAAGGAGTTTCCTGCGGTGTAGTAGTTCTTCCCGACGGGGAGGACGTGGATAGTCTTCTTCAGGCCAAAGGGGCTGAAGGTTTCAAAGTTTTTTTGGATGAAGCACGGGACGGGCTGGACTATTGTTTAGCTACTCTCAATCAAAGTGCATCACCTCGTGAAATAATGGATTGGGCGCAAGGATTTCTTAAAAAGATGTCCAATGCGTCTTTACGCGCATTTTATATACCCAAGGTTGCAACAGGCCTTGGTGTGGCAGAAGCAGAACTAAGGTCAGTTTTTTCCGGTGTGCTGAATTCACCTCCCCCGCAGCAGCAGAAGGTTCAAAGAGAGGAACCGCGCGCTATGGCTCCGGTGGGTGCACAGGTTAAAGATGATAAATATTTCTTGAGATATGCAGTCAAGCATCTTGAGTATGTCACAGAACTTTCGGAAAGAGGAATTGCACAAGTCCTGACCTCGCACTGGGGCAAAACACTGTGGTCTAAACTAGCGGCTCACAGCGGGCAGGATATTATTTCTTTTCTCGATGATTCTGAAAAAAAATTCTACGCCGGTTGCAGGATGGAGGAAGCTCTTTCCGGACCTGAACTGGATGA
- a CDS encoding HU family DNA-binding protein → MTKAELVVKIAEKAGMTKADAERCLNYFLDTVEETLVNEGKLTLTGFGTFQVDERKERVGRNPRTGEEIKIPACKVVKFRPGKLLKDAVK, encoded by the coding sequence ATGACCAAGGCTGAACTCGTTGTTAAGATTGCTGAAAAAGCAGGTATGACCAAAGCTGATGCAGAGCGTTGCCTCAACTATTTTCTCGATACAGTTGAAGAAACTCTCGTCAACGAAGGCAAACTGACCCTTACAGGTTTCGGTACATTTCAGGTAGACGAAAGAAAAGAACGCGTTGGCCGCAACCCCCGCACAGGTGAAGAGATCAAAATTCCTGCTTGCAAGGTTGTTAAATTTCGCCCCGGTAAGCTTCTGAAAGACGCTGTAAAATAA
- a CDS encoding endonuclease MutS2, protein MEPRSLQLLEFPKVLKVLSGYSVSSSGADACLALSPMQEADSINSMSRFFRQGQNFVKETGFRLGTFPPLEGLFEYLLKPANILDTDALYALVQTIGQARTLKESLAIAEKRDWDCILAFMDGIIWPEKTFSGLKRCLDQDGNIRDESSPELYDIRQSLRALHQRCSKKVRDFIHGEDISRFLQDEFMTISSDRYVLPLKSNFKGRLQGIIHDYSNTGETCYFEPLFLVELNNSMQELKQQERAEELKILTYLTGLVRAELSECVAAYGFLVDYDVLQAKIDFAASIKAVAVDVKSGAGFDLKAARHPLLITADGGVNPLNIELPSEQKVLIVSGGNAGGKTVCLKTVGLLAAMAFSGIPVPVEKGSVLPLFKEIFVIMGDEQSLEENVSTFSAQIQSISRIWGSMDSSTLFILDEFGSGTDPAQGAALAQAVVDGLIDNGVTCFAATHFPALKTYALVTEGVRAASVLFDPGTKRPLFSLAYDQVGASIALDVAREHGLPESILSKAEQYLLMDGSDTGSVMNRLNELAVSRERELEELDRIKAKLETKRARLEEKFERERLSVLADVKSQAQSVLKEWQDGKLGRKQALKKLSQARGLIGGEDKPKTEVKPFSFDEIAVGAQILNINWGRKGVVLEKDDRKKRAKVDMDGVAMWIPAEQLGPVSKSGTPSRPQKLATQSNAPKGGMTLKIDLRGKRADIAISELGKFFDQALLRGATVLEIVHGRGTGALRREVQLFLKGNPAVANFGFAPEDRGGDGMTEVELV, encoded by the coding sequence ATGGAGCCAAGATCTCTCCAGCTACTCGAATTTCCGAAAGTCCTTAAGGTGCTTTCCGGCTATAGCGTTTCCTCGTCCGGGGCTGACGCTTGTCTTGCGTTGTCTCCAATGCAGGAAGCCGATTCAATCAATTCTATGTCCCGTTTTTTCAGACAGGGGCAGAATTTTGTTAAAGAAACCGGCTTTCGACTCGGGACATTTCCTCCTCTTGAAGGTCTTTTTGAGTATCTTCTCAAGCCTGCAAATATCCTTGACACAGATGCACTTTATGCTCTGGTGCAGACAATTGGTCAGGCTCGCACTCTTAAAGAATCTCTTGCCATTGCTGAAAAAAGGGACTGGGACTGCATTCTCGCGTTTATGGATGGCATTATCTGGCCCGAGAAAACTTTCTCCGGCTTGAAGCGTTGCCTTGATCAGGATGGAAATATTCGTGATGAAAGTTCTCCTGAGCTTTACGATATCCGCCAGTCCTTAAGGGCCTTGCATCAGCGTTGTTCCAAAAAAGTACGTGATTTTATCCACGGTGAAGATATCAGTCGTTTTCTTCAAGATGAGTTTATGACTATCTCGTCTGACCGTTATGTTCTGCCGCTTAAGTCAAATTTCAAAGGACGTTTGCAGGGGATTATTCACGACTATTCAAATACTGGCGAAACATGTTATTTCGAGCCTCTTTTTCTGGTGGAGCTTAATAACTCCATGCAGGAACTGAAACAGCAGGAAAGGGCGGAAGAATTAAAGATTCTGACCTACCTTACCGGACTGGTGCGTGCTGAACTTAGCGAATGCGTTGCAGCGTACGGTTTTCTGGTTGATTATGACGTGCTTCAAGCCAAGATTGATTTTGCGGCTTCAATAAAAGCGGTTGCCGTGGACGTTAAGTCTGGAGCAGGATTTGATCTGAAGGCAGCTCGTCACCCTTTGCTTATCACCGCAGACGGCGGAGTGAATCCTCTTAATATAGAGCTTCCCTCGGAGCAAAAAGTGCTGATTGTCAGCGGGGGTAACGCTGGCGGTAAAACTGTCTGCCTTAAAACTGTGGGGCTTCTGGCTGCTATGGCTTTTAGCGGTATTCCGGTTCCTGTCGAAAAAGGATCGGTGCTGCCGCTTTTTAAAGAAATTTTTGTAATTATGGGTGATGAGCAGTCGCTTGAGGAAAATGTCAGTACTTTTTCTGCTCAAATTCAGTCCATCAGCCGTATCTGGGGATCAATGGATTCATCCACCTTGTTCATCTTAGATGAATTTGGTTCCGGAACTGATCCGGCGCAGGGGGCGGCTCTTGCTCAGGCGGTGGTAGATGGACTCATTGATAACGGGGTTACTTGTTTTGCCGCGACTCATTTTCCGGCCCTAAAGACTTACGCTCTGGTGACTGAAGGTGTTCGTGCAGCCAGTGTGCTTTTTGATCCGGGTACTAAGCGGCCTTTATTCAGTCTGGCTTATGATCAGGTCGGAGCCTCCATTGCTCTTGATGTTGCCCGTGAACATGGTCTTCCTGAGTCTATTCTTAGTAAAGCAGAGCAGTATTTGCTTATGGATGGTTCTGATACCGGATCGGTCATGAACAGGCTCAATGAACTTGCGGTCAGCCGTGAGAGAGAGCTTGAAGAACTTGACCGTATCAAGGCCAAACTTGAAACCAAGCGTGCCAGACTTGAAGAGAAGTTTGAACGTGAACGTCTTTCAGTGCTTGCAGATGTAAAATCGCAGGCCCAGTCTGTTCTTAAAGAATGGCAGGACGGCAAGCTCGGACGTAAGCAGGCTTTGAAAAAACTTTCTCAGGCCAGAGGGCTTATCGGTGGAGAAGATAAGCCTAAAACTGAAGTGAAACCCTTTTCTTTTGATGAGATCGCCGTCGGGGCGCAAATCCTCAATATCAACTGGGGCCGTAAAGGCGTTGTTCTTGAAAAAGATGATCGTAAAAAACGGGCGAAAGTTGATATGGACGGAGTTGCCATGTGGATTCCTGCTGAGCAGCTTGGTCCTGTATCTAAATCAGGCACACCAAGCCGTCCGCAGAAGCTGGCGACTCAAAGTAACGCTCCGAAAGGTGGCATGACTCTTAAAATCGATTTGCGTGGTAAGCGCGCTGATATTGCTATCAGCGAGCTTGGCAAGTTTTTTGATCAGGCACTTCTGCGCGGGGCGACGGTTCTTGAAATCGTCCACGGCCGCGGGACCGGTGCTTTGCGCCGTGAGGTGCAACTGTTTCTTAAAGGCAACCCGGCCGTAGCAAATTTCGGTTTTGCTCCTGAAGACCGTGGTGGCGACGGAATGACTGAGGTCGAACTGGTTTAA